In a single window of the Candidatus Methylomirabilota bacterium genome:
- a CDS encoding permease: MVRMSETLLYVLLGVVAGIFSGLIGIGGGVIIIPVLVFMFGLSQHQAQGTTLALLVPPIGLLAAWTYYSKGYVDLRVAGLICVGFFVGGLLGARLAVGLSNSVLEKLFGAALFLISLKMIFSR, from the coding sequence ATGGTGCGCATGTCGGAGACACTGCTCTACGTGCTTCTGGGGGTGGTTGCGGGAATCTTCAGCGGATTGATCGGGATCGGCGGGGGCGTGATCATCATCCCGGTGCTGGTTTTCATGTTCGGATTGTCGCAGCATCAGGCCCAGGGCACGACCTTGGCCCTGTTGGTGCCGCCTATCGGCCTGTTGGCGGCATGGACGTACTACAGCAAAGGGTATGTTGACCTGAGAGTAGCCGGCCTGATCTGTGTCGGGTTCTTTGTCGGCGGATTACTCGGCGCCAGGTTGGCGGTCGGCCTGTCCAACTCGGTACTGGAAAAGCTGTTCGGGGCCGCGCTCTTCCTGATCTCGCTGAAGATGATCTTTTCCAGATAG
- a CDS encoding rod shape-determining protein (functions in MreBCD complex in some organisms), which translates to MIFDWFFGLFSNDLAIDLGTANTVIYVKGKGIVLSEPSVVAIKKGTNMVLQVGRDAKEMLGRTPGSIVAIRPLKDGVIADFDITESMIKHFIVKIHNRKTLVRPRIVIGVPSGITQVERRAIRDAAEQAGAREVYLMEEPMAAAIGAGLPVQDPVGSMIIDIGGGTTEVAVISLAGIVYAQSVRIAGDEMDDAIVQYLKRKYNLLVGERTAESVKIQIGSAFPFDEPHKIEIKGRDLIGGIPKTITISDSDIREALHDPIHAIVDAVRTALERTPPELSADIADKGIVMAGGGALLHGLDVLISHETHLKVRVAEDPLSCVVLGTGKALDELDLLKRVCLEA; encoded by the coding sequence ATGATTTTCGACTGGTTTTTCGGCTTGTTCTCCAATGATCTGGCCATCGACCTCGGTACCGCCAACACCGTGATCTACGTGAAGGGGAAGGGGATTGTGCTCAGCGAACCGTCGGTGGTGGCGATCAAAAAGGGGACCAATATGGTCCTGCAGGTAGGACGCGACGCCAAGGAGATGCTTGGTCGAACCCCTGGGAGCATTGTCGCGATTCGCCCGTTGAAAGACGGGGTCATCGCCGACTTCGATATTACCGAATCGATGATCAAGCATTTTATCGTCAAGATCCACAACCGCAAAACCCTTGTCCGACCCCGAATCGTCATCGGCGTCCCTTCCGGGATCACCCAGGTCGAGCGACGCGCCATTCGCGATGCGGCAGAGCAGGCCGGCGCGCGCGAGGTCTACCTGATGGAGGAGCCGATGGCGGCGGCTATCGGGGCCGGACTGCCGGTCCAGGACCCCGTCGGCAGCATGATCATCGATATCGGTGGCGGCACGACCGAGGTCGCCGTCATCTCCCTGGCGGGGATCGTCTACGCCCAGTCGGTCAGGATTGCCGGGGACGAGATGGATGATGCGATTGTCCAGTATCTCAAACGGAAATACAATCTGCTTGTGGGCGAACGGACGGCGGAGAGCGTGAAGATCCAGATCGGCTCGGCATTTCCGTTCGACGAACCCCATAAGATCGAGATTAAAGGGCGCGATCTGATCGGCGGTATCCCGAAGACGATTACCATCAGCGACAGCGACATCCGCGAGGCCCTCCACGATCCGATCCATGCGATTGTCGATGCGGTCCGAACAGCCCTGGAGCGGACACCGCCGGAACTCTCCGCCGACATCGCCGATAAGGGAATCGTCATGGCGGGCGGTGGGGCCCTGTTGCACGGCCTGGATGTGCTGATCTCCCATGAGACCCACCTCAAGGTGCGGGTAGCCGAAGATCCGCTCTCGTGCGTCGTTCTTGGGACAGGGAAGGCCCTCGACGAGTTGGACCTTCTCAAGCGGGTGTGTCTCGAGGCATAA
- a CDS encoding rod shape-determining protein MreC, producing MTRLLLRYRRILVLSTALLLAFVLMTLQARSGGSVALTAKQILLTSISPFLRMMTKSVDVTTMVWNEYVDLRRVRRDNQLLREEVRQLRVELGELRETALEHARLSRLLQLDERVETKAVVARVIGKDTTNWFRSILINIGTNRGIRRHMAVVTNEGLVGRVVEVTALSSRVQLITDPESAVGVLIQRSRAIGVAAGSQDGAIRVEYLPLMADVAVGDRIITSGMGGIFPKGIPVGQVVRSSRPTNATLFQLIEAQPYTDFSSLEEVMVLTRPPASGLPWAREEPSP from the coding sequence ATGACCCGACTGCTGCTTCGATATCGACGGATACTCGTTCTTTCAACGGCCCTGCTCCTGGCCTTCGTCCTGATGACGTTGCAGGCACGCAGCGGGGGCTCCGTCGCGCTCACCGCAAAACAAATCCTCCTCACCTCGATTTCGCCGTTCCTGCGGATGATGACCAAGAGCGTCGATGTCACCACCATGGTCTGGAATGAGTACGTCGATCTTCGTCGGGTTCGCCGTGATAATCAACTGCTGCGGGAAGAGGTTCGGCAACTTCGTGTCGAGTTGGGAGAGCTGCGCGAAACCGCCCTGGAACACGCCCGCTTGAGCCGTCTTCTGCAATTGGACGAGCGGGTGGAGACGAAGGCGGTCGTCGCCAGGGTGATCGGCAAAGACACGACCAACTGGTTCAGATCGATCCTGATCAATATAGGCACAAACCGGGGAATCCGGCGTCATATGGCGGTCGTCACCAATGAAGGACTGGTAGGGCGGGTGGTGGAGGTGACGGCGCTCTCGTCCCGGGTACAGCTTATCACCGATCCGGAAAGCGCGGTCGGCGTGCTCATCCAGCGAAGCCGCGCCATTGGGGTCGCGGCGGGAAGCCAGGACGGGGCCATTCGAGTCGAGTATCTGCCGTTGATGGCCGACGTGGCCGTCGGGGATCGGATCATTACCTCCGGCATGGGCGGCATCTTTCCGAAGGGTATCCCCGTGGGTCAGGTCGTGCGGTCAAGCCGCCCCACAAACGCCACGTTGTTCCAATTGATTGAGGCGCAGCCCTACACCGACTTCTCGAGCCTGGAGGAGGTGATGGTGCTTACACGACCGCCGGCAAGCGGTCTGCCGTGGGCTCGCGAGGAGCCTTCGCCATGA
- the mreD gene encoding rod shape-determining protein MreD yields MMMFLPALLAVCLLQTAIVPHLAIGGIQPDLFLVLLFGVSLSVGPEPASVAGLLIGLYQDSLSGAPLGLSAFTLSLIGFLVSGLSEQVKTTQPAWRFVLLCLAGLLSGLITLLLLRFFHAPRPLASALLWTALPGALYTAIVGTGLLGMLRPKTNRGVA; encoded by the coding sequence ATGATGATGTTTCTGCCCGCGCTCCTGGCCGTCTGCCTGCTCCAGACCGCCATCGTCCCCCACCTCGCCATCGGCGGAATTCAGCCGGACCTCTTTCTTGTCCTTCTCTTCGGAGTGAGCCTCTCGGTCGGACCGGAACCGGCGTCCGTTGCCGGCCTGCTCATCGGACTGTATCAGGACTCGCTGTCGGGCGCGCCCCTTGGCCTCAGCGCATTCACCTTAAGTCTGATCGGCTTTCTGGTGAGCGGATTGAGCGAGCAGGTCAAGACAACCCAGCCGGCCTGGCGATTTGTGCTGCTCTGCCTGGCCGGTCTCTTGTCCGGGCTTATCACGCTCTTGCTCCTGCGTTTCTTCCATGCGCCCCGCCCTTTGGCCTCCGCCCTGCTATGGACCGCACTTCCCGGAGCGCTCTACACCGCGATAGTCGGGACCGGACTGCTCGGTATGCTGAGGCCGAAGACCAACAGGGGTGTAGCCTGA
- the mrdA gene encoding penicillin-binding protein 2, translating into MDRTSRSALHRDSRDRTARYAEAEDQQGCSLMSGERDISNRTAPFQKRIRVAAAVISVGILILVLRLWALQILEGDRLYQLSLNNRLRLRPVEAPRGLIFDRHGELMVENLASFDLYATPEDMPDVEETVRRLAVILQVSPDELRQRLAQGQGSSSQPVLVRKGVDERTVIAVEEQKIDLPGVSLQVRPVRAYPNGGSAATLLGYVTEVSHTQLKSKEFRDFHPGETMGQAGIERRYDAFIRGVDGGKQIEVDAVGRISRLIRQVEPQSGFNLHLTLDNRLQRVAEEALQGKAGALIAVHPSTGEILAMVSQPSYDPNQFSQRLTPEQWRKLVADPRHPMQNKGLQGQYAPGSIFKLVTALAALEKGAIRPDTRFTCDGTFNLGSHVFHDWKKGGHGSLDLQQAIANSCNIYFYHTALKAGIGEITRVARELGLGAPSGLGLGSEAKGIIPPKTAGSPEAAGWYPGNTVMAGIGQGMVTVTPMQAVMMVSAIANGGTLYRPWVVRKVEALDRELIEEYGPERIRTVNIDPDNLAIVREGMQAVVSEGTGNRAKIPGLRVAGKTGTAQVVENSDSQRGDKRDHAWFVSFAPADHPQIAIAVVVEHGGFGGQVAAPIARSLLEAWFKLSDESIPTQPAGPEPTEGD; encoded by the coding sequence ATGGACCGCACTTCCCGGAGCGCTCTACACCGCGATAGTCGGGACCGGACTGCTCGGTATGCTGAGGCCGAAGACCAACAGGGGTGTAGCCTGATGAGCGGTGAACGCGACATCTCCAACCGCACCGCCCCCTTTCAAAAACGGATCAGGGTGGCGGCCGCTGTCATCTCTGTCGGCATCCTGATCCTGGTGCTTCGCCTCTGGGCGCTGCAGATCCTGGAGGGCGATCGCCTGTACCAGCTTTCCCTCAATAACCGTCTGCGGCTGCGGCCCGTTGAGGCGCCCCGCGGGCTTATCTTCGATCGACACGGAGAGCTCATGGTCGAGAATCTGGCGTCCTTCGACCTGTATGCGACACCGGAGGATATGCCTGATGTTGAAGAGACCGTACGGCGCCTTGCAGTGATCCTCCAGGTGTCACCGGACGAGTTGAGGCAGCGCCTCGCCCAAGGGCAGGGCTCGTCGTCACAGCCGGTACTCGTGCGCAAAGGGGTGGATGAGCGAACCGTGATCGCCGTCGAGGAGCAAAAGATCGATCTGCCCGGCGTCAGCCTCCAGGTCAGGCCGGTGCGCGCCTATCCGAACGGCGGATCGGCCGCCACCCTGCTGGGCTATGTCACCGAGGTGAGCCATACGCAACTGAAGTCGAAAGAGTTTCGAGACTTCCATCCGGGCGAGACGATGGGGCAGGCCGGGATCGAGCGGCGGTACGACGCGTTCATACGGGGCGTCGACGGCGGGAAACAGATCGAGGTCGACGCGGTCGGACGGATCAGCCGCCTGATCCGACAGGTTGAGCCGCAGTCCGGATTCAATCTCCACCTCACGCTCGATAACCGGTTGCAGCGGGTCGCCGAGGAGGCCCTGCAGGGCAAAGCCGGCGCGCTCATCGCCGTTCATCCGTCGACCGGTGAGATCCTGGCGATGGTCAGTCAGCCGTCATACGACCCGAATCAGTTCTCTCAGCGCCTGACGCCCGAGCAGTGGCGGAAACTTGTCGCCGATCCTCGCCATCCTATGCAAAATAAGGGGCTCCAAGGCCAGTATGCGCCGGGCTCGATCTTCAAGCTGGTGACCGCGCTGGCCGCCCTCGAGAAGGGGGCCATCAGGCCCGACACCAGGTTTACCTGCGACGGCACCTTCAATCTCGGCTCGCACGTCTTTCACGACTGGAAGAAGGGCGGCCACGGGTCGCTCGATCTTCAGCAGGCCATCGCCAACTCCTGCAATATCTACTTTTATCACACAGCCCTCAAGGCCGGGATCGGCGAGATCACCCGCGTAGCGCGCGAGCTGGGGCTTGGCGCCCCTTCCGGGCTGGGCCTTGGGAGCGAGGCCAAAGGGATCATTCCCCCCAAAACGGCCGGTTCGCCAGAGGCGGCCGGATGGTACCCCGGCAATACCGTCATGGCCGGAATCGGGCAGGGGATGGTCACGGTCACGCCGATGCAGGCCGTTATGATGGTCTCCGCCATCGCGAACGGAGGAACGCTCTACCGTCCATGGGTCGTGCGAAAGGTCGAGGCGCTGGATCGTGAATTGATTGAAGAGTACGGCCCGGAGCGGATCCGAACCGTCAATATCGATCCCGACAACCTGGCGATCGTGAGGGAGGGGATGCAGGCGGTCGTCAGTGAAGGAACAGGGAACCGCGCGAAGATCCCCGGGCTCAGGGTAGCCGGCAAGACAGGGACCGCCCAGGTTGTAGAGAACAGCGATTCCCAGCGAGGCGACAAACGGGATCATGCCTGGTTTGTTTCGTTTGCGCCCGCAGACCATCCCCAGATTGCTATCGCCGTCGTTGTGGAACATGGCGGGTTCGGCGGTCAGGTCGCTGCACCGATTGCGCGAAGCCTTCTGGAGGCATGGTTTAAGCTATCCGACGAGTCGATCCCGACTCAACCGGCTGGACCTGAACCGACAGAGGGCGACTGA
- a CDS encoding rod shape-determining protein RodA, with product MDTYLMSTSRRTLLTFDWRLFAVAAGLAALSVLVIYSTSGAHASLARQSLYLKQATWAVIGLVAVIPLCLFPYRATSHLAYLIYGFLLVSLVLVSLIGRSGLGAQRWLSIGPFAFQPSEFMKLSLIILLARYFEDRREQLHTSRIFVLPILLTLVPMALVLRQPDLGTAIMLLLIAASILIVMGLKIRYFLLVGAAGAAVTPILWHFLHDYQKNRILVFVYPDMDPMGVGYHVAQSKIAVGSGGFIGKGWMAATQSQLNFLPANHTDFVFAGLAEQWGFMGALGLLLVYAYLLSRGLRLAKDASDLFSMITSFGIVSMIAWQMVINIGMVTGIMPVVGIPLPLLSYGGSSMLVNMLAVGLLLNIQKYRYQY from the coding sequence ATGGACACCTACCTGATGTCGACCTCGCGCCGTACACTGCTGACCTTCGATTGGCGGCTGTTCGCCGTCGCCGCCGGGCTCGCCGCTCTGAGCGTCCTGGTCATCTACAGTACCAGCGGGGCGCATGCCTCGCTTGCCAGACAATCGCTCTACCTGAAGCAGGCGACGTGGGCCGTGATCGGGCTTGTCGCGGTGATCCCGCTCTGCCTCTTCCCCTATCGGGCGACCTCACACCTGGCGTATCTCATCTACGGTTTCCTTTTGGTTTCACTGGTGCTTGTCTCACTGATCGGCCGTTCCGGCCTTGGCGCCCAGCGATGGCTCAGCATCGGACCGTTTGCCTTTCAACCCTCCGAGTTCATGAAGCTCTCGCTCATCATCCTGCTGGCCCGTTACTTTGAGGATCGGAGGGAGCAGTTGCATACATCCCGGATCTTTGTTCTGCCGATTCTGCTTACCCTTGTGCCGATGGCCCTGGTCCTGCGCCAACCCGATCTTGGGACCGCTATCATGCTCCTGCTGATCGCTGCCAGTATCCTGATCGTCATGGGACTGAAGATCCGCTATTTCCTGTTGGTCGGCGCGGCCGGGGCTGCCGTGACCCCGATCCTCTGGCATTTCCTGCACGACTACCAGAAGAATCGAATCCTTGTCTTTGTCTATCCCGATATGGATCCGATGGGGGTAGGCTACCATGTCGCCCAATCGAAAATCGCCGTCGGCTCAGGGGGGTTCATCGGGAAGGGATGGATGGCGGCCACGCAGAGCCAGCTTAACTTCCTGCCGGCCAATCATACCGATTTCGTCTTCGCCGGACTGGCGGAGCAGTGGGGTTTCATGGGCGCGCTGGGTCTGCTGCTGGTCTATGCCTACCTCCTGTCACGGGGACTGCGTCTCGCCAAAGACGCCTCGGATCTGTTCAGCATGATAACAAGTTTCGGTATCGTCAGCATGATCGCGTGGCAGATGGTGATCAACATCGGAATGGTGACCGGCATCATGCCGGTCGTCGGGATTCCGTTGCCGCTGCTTTCCTACGGCGGGTCGTCTATGCTCGTCAATATGCTGGCCGTCGGTCTTCTGCTCAACATTCAAAAGTATCGCTATCAATATTGA
- a CDS encoding isoleucine--tRNA ligase, whose product MNYKETLNLPTTAFPMKADLPVLEPSILARWETLRLYDRIREVRADRQVWILHDGPPYANGHIHIGHALNKILKDIVVRSKSMFGYHATYVPGWDCHGLPIEHQVDKNLGSKKAEVSLVEKRALCREYAARFVDIQRDEFRRLGVLGNWTAPYLTMDYLYEATIVREMGRLFGAGVVYKGKKPVHWCASCRTALAEAEVEYADHTSPSIYVKFPLTPDAAERLPVLQGRRAFVVIWTTTPWTLPANLAIAVHPDAPYVIVEKGDEYFILAKDRLEVTLGAVQVQEGRVVEEVTGRTLEGLTARHPWIDRSSRVVLADYVTMDQGTGCVHTAPGHGVEDYETGLRYGLDIYNPVDAAGRFVADLPLVGGLSVWKANGTIIAELERRGLLLSEVQVEHSYPHCWRCKHPTIFRATEQWFISMDAAILPDEGGGRTGLRAKALAEIKRVQWIPSWGEDRISNMIAYRSDWCISRQRAWGVPIVAFYCAHCGHILADQPLAEHVASMMEQAGADLWYTHTAAELLPYGTVCPNCAKADFEKEQDILDVWFDSGVSHAAVLAVRSDLQWPADMYLEGSDQHRGWFHSSLLTSVGTRGRAPYRSVLTHGFVVDGDGKKMSKSLGNVVAPQEVIERYGAEILRLWVAAEDYRDDIRISEEILKRLAEGYRRIRNTCRYLLGNLSDFRPAHDTLPLNELEEIDRFILHRLGRLIERLRRAYESYEFHLLYHGLHNFCAVDLSAFYLDILKDRVYTSAPRSRARRAAQTAMYLILDALVRLMAPVLAFTADEVWQLMPKQGGEGESIHLAEFPTVRSDLLDEALEARWEVLLSIRDEALKALEAARKAKLIGTSLEARIDLLVEPALLPILTQYQADLPMLFIVSAVSIAGLAEAEAAGKRVEVRVERAEGSKCARCWTYSDSVGRSIPYPDVCARCAGVLEEIGYGG is encoded by the coding sequence ATGAACTATAAAGAGACGCTGAATCTGCCCACTACGGCCTTTCCGATGAAGGCGGATCTCCCCGTGCTTGAGCCGTCGATCCTGGCGCGGTGGGAGACCTTGCGTTTGTACGACAGAATCCGTGAGGTCCGTGCTGATCGGCAGGTCTGGATTCTCCACGACGGCCCCCCCTACGCGAATGGCCACATCCATATCGGCCATGCGCTCAATAAAATTCTGAAGGACATCGTGGTCAGGTCGAAGTCGATGTTCGGCTATCACGCGACCTATGTCCCCGGATGGGATTGCCACGGGCTGCCGATCGAACACCAGGTCGATAAGAACCTGGGCAGCAAAAAAGCGGAGGTGTCGTTAGTCGAAAAGCGTGCGCTCTGTCGCGAGTACGCCGCCAGGTTCGTCGACATTCAGCGGGACGAGTTCAGGCGTCTCGGGGTGCTCGGCAACTGGACAGCCCCCTATCTCACCATGGATTACCTGTACGAGGCGACGATCGTCCGTGAGATGGGGCGGTTGTTCGGAGCGGGTGTCGTCTACAAGGGGAAGAAGCCGGTCCACTGGTGCGCCTCATGCCGGACCGCCTTGGCCGAGGCCGAGGTCGAATATGCCGATCATACATCGCCGTCCATTTACGTCAAGTTTCCGCTCACCCCGGATGCCGCGGAGCGCCTGCCGGTACTGCAGGGGAGACGGGCGTTCGTCGTCATCTGGACGACGACGCCGTGGACGTTGCCGGCGAATCTGGCCATCGCCGTCCACCCGGACGCACCCTACGTCATCGTCGAAAAGGGTGACGAGTATTTCATCCTCGCGAAAGATCGGCTGGAGGTAACGCTTGGCGCCGTGCAAGTACAAGAGGGTCGGGTCGTCGAGGAGGTGACGGGCCGCACGCTGGAAGGGCTAACGGCCAGGCACCCCTGGATCGACCGATCTTCAAGGGTCGTATTGGCCGACTACGTCACGATGGACCAGGGGACCGGGTGTGTCCATACGGCGCCGGGCCACGGTGTCGAAGACTATGAGACCGGCCTCCGCTACGGCCTCGATATCTATAACCCGGTCGACGCCGCCGGTCGGTTCGTGGCGGATCTTCCGCTCGTCGGCGGCCTGAGCGTCTGGAAGGCCAACGGGACGATCATTGCCGAACTTGAGCGCCGCGGCCTGCTGCTGTCTGAGGTACAGGTCGAGCACTCCTATCCCCATTGCTGGCGGTGCAAGCACCCGACGATCTTCCGGGCGACCGAGCAGTGGTTCATCTCGATGGATGCCGCCATCCTGCCTGATGAGGGGGGCGGACGGACCGGACTGCGCGCAAAGGCCCTGGCGGAGATCAAGCGAGTCCAATGGATTCCCTCCTGGGGTGAGGATCGGATCAGCAATATGATCGCTTATCGCTCGGACTGGTGCATCTCGCGGCAACGGGCCTGGGGGGTTCCGATCGTCGCCTTCTACTGCGCGCATTGCGGCCATATCCTGGCCGACCAGCCCCTCGCCGAGCATGTGGCGAGCATGATGGAGCAGGCCGGGGCCGACCTCTGGTATACACACACGGCCGCCGAGCTGTTGCCGTATGGGACCGTCTGTCCCAACTGCGCGAAGGCCGACTTCGAGAAGGAACAGGACATCCTGGATGTCTGGTTCGATTCCGGTGTCAGCCACGCGGCCGTCCTTGCGGTCAGGTCCGACCTGCAGTGGCCGGCCGACATGTATCTGGAGGGGAGCGATCAGCATCGAGGGTGGTTCCACAGCTCGCTGCTCACGTCGGTCGGGACCAGGGGACGGGCGCCCTATCGATCCGTTCTGACCCACGGCTTTGTCGTCGACGGCGACGGCAAAAAGATGTCCAAATCCCTCGGCAATGTCGTCGCCCCCCAGGAGGTGATCGAACGGTATGGCGCCGAGATCCTTCGTCTGTGGGTTGCGGCCGAGGACTACCGCGACGATATCCGCATCTCCGAGGAGATCTTGAAGCGGCTGGCTGAAGGGTACCGGCGGATCCGGAACACCTGTCGCTATCTCCTGGGCAACCTGTCCGACTTCCGGCCGGCCCACGATACGTTGCCGCTCAACGAGCTCGAAGAGATCGATCGGTTCATCCTGCACCGGCTGGGTCGGCTGATCGAACGATTGCGCCGGGCCTACGAGAGCTATGAGTTCCATCTCCTGTATCATGGCCTGCACAACTTCTGCGCCGTCGACCTGTCGGCCTTTTACCTGGATATCCTCAAGGACCGGGTCTACACCTCCGCCCCACGCTCCCGTGCCCGGCGCGCCGCTCAGACCGCGATGTATCTGATCCTTGATGCGCTCGTCAGGCTGATGGCGCCGGTCCTCGCCTTCACTGCCGATGAGGTCTGGCAGTTGATGCCGAAGCAGGGGGGCGAGGGGGAGAGTATCCACCTCGCCGAATTTCCGACCGTCCGGTCCGATCTATTGGACGAGGCGCTGGAAGCCCGATGGGAGGTCTTGCTGTCGATCCGCGATGAGGCGCTGAAGGCGCTTGAGGCCGCACGCAAGGCCAAGCTGATCGGGACCTCGCTGGAGGCGCGGATCGATCTGCTGGTTGAACCCGCTTTATTGCCGATCCTCACCCAGTACCAGGCCGATCTGCCGATGCTGTTCATCGTCTCGGCCGTGAGCATCGCCGGCCTGGCGGAGGCGGAGGCAGCCGGCAAACGGGTTGAGGTACGGGTCGAGCGAGCCGAGGGGTCCAAGTGCGCCCGCTGTTGGACCTATAGCGACAGCGTGGGCCGGTCCATTCCGTATCCGGACGTCTGCGCCCGGTGTGCCGGCGTCCTTGAAGAGATAGGGTATGGAGGCTAA
- the lspA gene encoding signal peptidase II, whose product MRFYAVALAVVALDQISKLWIQATIPLGHSIPLIPDFFAIVHVLNPGAAFGLLAAQAAGVRNPFFIGISLLAIGFILYYRHRRLDDHPLASLGLSLILGGAVGNLTDRLRIGMVVDFIDVHYYQYHWPAFNVADSGITIGVSLMMLTLILDERRGRHRGPAS is encoded by the coding sequence ATGCGGTTCTATGCGGTTGCGCTCGCCGTTGTAGCGCTCGATCAGATCTCGAAGCTGTGGATACAAGCGACGATCCCCCTCGGTCACAGCATCCCCCTGATCCCTGATTTCTTCGCGATCGTCCACGTCCTGAACCCCGGCGCGGCATTCGGGTTATTGGCCGCACAGGCCGCAGGGGTCCGCAACCCCTTCTTCATCGGCATCTCCCTGCTGGCCATCGGGTTCATCCTGTACTATCGGCATCGCCGGCTTGACGACCATCCGTTGGCCTCTCTGGGGCTGAGCCTGATCCTCGGCGGCGCCGTAGGCAACCTGACAGATCGGTTGAGGATCGGCATGGTGGTCGACTTCATCGATGTCCACTACTACCAGTACCACTGGCCCGCATTTAACGTGGCCGACTCCGGTATTACCATCGGTGTCTCGTTGATGATGCTCACACTCATCCTCGATGAGCGTCGAGGGCGCCATCGCGGGCCGGCCTCATGA
- a CDS encoding RluA family pseudouridine synthase yields the protein MSADEVREVVADASASGLRLDRYLTAATGLPRSQIQRLIKGGRVLVDGRCPKASATAVPGQQIRLSIPPPQPSSLTPEPIPLDILYEDADLLILNKPAGLVVHPAPGHQAGTLVHAILYHCPDLPGIAEERRPGIVHRLDKETSGVMVVAKTDAAMASLAGQFKGRRVKKTYIALVHGAVKAPEGQIAADIGRHERDRKRMAVGTRKGREAVTTYRVMKRLPGLTLLQLQPYTGRTHQIRVHLSAIGHPVVGDKVYGGRRERKREAGGGRREGTAERHLLHAWKLGLFHPRTHEWMEFEAPLPEDFRQWLFDQLSADATSTGLSLVF from the coding sequence ATGAGCGCCGATGAGGTCCGCGAAGTCGTCGCCGATGCCTCGGCGAGCGGTCTGCGCCTGGATCGCTACCTGACGGCCGCCACCGGCCTCCCACGCTCCCAGATCCAGCGCTTGATCAAAGGCGGCCGGGTGCTGGTTGATGGTCGCTGCCCGAAGGCGAGCGCCACAGCCGTTCCCGGCCAGCAGATCCGTCTCTCGATCCCTCCGCCGCAGCCGTCCAGCCTTACCCCCGAACCGATTCCGCTCGACATCCTGTACGAAGACGCCGATCTGTTGATCCTGAATAAACCGGCAGGACTTGTCGTCCATCCGGCCCCCGGACATCAGGCCGGCACCCTGGTCCATGCCATCCTGTATCACTGTCCCGACCTGCCGGGGATCGCTGAGGAGCGACGGCCGGGCATTGTCCACCGCCTCGACAAAGAGACGTCGGGCGTCATGGTCGTAGCCAAGACCGACGCCGCCATGGCCTCCCTGGCCGGTCAGTTCAAGGGACGGCGGGTGAAGAAGACCTACATCGCACTGGTGCATGGAGCGGTGAAGGCACCCGAGGGACAGATCGCGGCCGACATCGGCCGTCACGAACGGGATCGGAAACGGATGGCTGTCGGCACACGCAAAGGCCGGGAGGCGGTGACGACCTATCGAGTGATGAAGCGTCTCCCCGGCCTGACGCTGCTTCAGCTTCAGCCGTACACCGGTCGGACCCACCAGATCCGCGTCCACCTGTCGGCCATCGGCCATCCGGTCGTGGGCGACAAGGTGTATGGGGGACGAAGAGAACGCAAGCGGGAGGCGGGAGGCGGGAGGCGGGAGGGGACAGCGGAGCGGCATCTGCTGCATGCGTGGAAGTTGGGCCTCTTCCATCCAAGGACCCATGAATGGATGGAATTCGAAGCCCCGCTACCGGAGGATTTCAGACAATGGCTGTTCGATCAATTGTCAGCGGACGCTACCTCCACCGGATTGTCTCTAGTGTTCTGA